In Acidobacteriota bacterium, the following proteins share a genomic window:
- a CDS encoding 2Fe-2S iron-sulfur cluster-binding protein: protein MQTESAVMEPATEKKVYKVTFIKPDGEIVTVDYAPDEMPYLEHGKEGSILDIALNNNIDLQHACGGNCACTTCHVIVKQGEANLSEMEDDEEDRIYMADSVTLHSRLGCQAVVQGDVTVEIVE, encoded by the coding sequence ATGCAAACCGAAAGTGCAGTTATGGAACCCGCAACCGAGAAAAAAGTTTATAAAGTCACCTTCATTAAACCCGATGGCGAAATCGTGACGGTTGATTACGCGCCGGACGAGATGCCTTACCTTGAACACGGCAAAGAAGGTTCCATCTTAGACATCGCGTTAAACAACAACATTGATTTGCAACACGCTTGCGGCGGCAATTGCGCCTGCACTACCTGTCACGTCATCGTCAAACAGGGCGAAGCGAATTTATCGGAAATGGAAGATGACGAAGAAGACCGCATCTATATGGCTGACAGCGTCACCTTGCATTCGCGGCTCGGTTGTCAGGCGGTCGTTCAAGGCGATGTGACGGTTGAGATTGTCGAGTAG
- the hscA gene encoding Fe-S protein assembly chaperone HscA, translating into MPVIELSMTGRPKSGRVVGIDLGTTNSLVAFMDGDKPVVIRGDNDNPLVPSIVYYDAENRRLLIGEEAREKLITEPRKAIYSVKRFMGKGAADVAEDLSLVPFQIAKGSEQVIRFQMGDKVFTPPEISAFILKELKERASKFFGEEVTRAVITVPAYFNDAQRQATKDAGHLAGLEVLRIVNEPTAASLAYGIDKRNEGMVAVYDLGGGTFDISILKLRDGIFEVLATNGDTHLGGDDIDNRLIGFVLDEIAAKIGKRVEQDHSIFQTLRKAVIQAKHELSDTDSATINVALGADGDYTRKFSRAEFDSLIADIVERTIQPCKQALKDANLEASQIDEVVMVGGSTRIPLVRSRVKELFKREPHIELNPDEVVALGAAIQADILAGGNRDLLLLDVTPLSLGIETMGGVVTKLIHRNTTIPTSASEQFTTWVDNQTGIDIHVLQGEREMVDDCRSLAKFSLKGISPQPAGLPRIEVRFMIDANGILTVSAKDLRTGQQQSIEVKPSYGLSDEQIEKMLLDSYEFAEEDIHKRQVIEARNEAETMLRASEKALNERASDLIDEAEQAAIRQVIAELRAAMQGDDHQLIRDKIKQLDEVSHHLAELMMNTAVSEALKNRKASEVAEQGK; encoded by the coding sequence ATGCCGGTTATTGAACTCAGCATGACAGGTCGCCCGAAATCAGGGCGCGTTGTCGGAATTGATTTAGGCACCACCAACAGCCTTGTCGCGTTTATGGATGGCGATAAACCCGTGGTGATTCGCGGCGACAATGATAATCCGCTGGTGCCGTCGATTGTTTATTACGATGCAGAAAATAGACGCCTGTTGATTGGCGAAGAAGCGCGCGAAAAACTCATTACCGAACCGCGCAAAGCCATCTATTCGGTCAAACGCTTTATGGGCAAAGGCGCAGCCGACGTCGCGGAAGATTTGAGCCTGGTGCCCTTTCAAATCGCCAAAGGCAGCGAACAGGTCATTCGTTTTCAAATGGGCGATAAAGTTTTTACGCCACCTGAAATTTCCGCCTTCATCTTAAAAGAGCTTAAAGAACGCGCCTCAAAATTTTTCGGCGAAGAGGTTACACGCGCCGTCATCACGGTTCCGGCATATTTCAATGATGCCCAACGTCAGGCGACAAAAGACGCGGGACACCTCGCGGGTCTTGAAGTGTTGCGCATCGTCAATGAACCGACTGCCGCATCGCTCGCTTACGGCATCGACAAACGCAATGAGGGCATGGTCGCGGTTTACGATTTAGGCGGCGGCACTTTCGATATTTCGATTTTGAAATTGCGCGATGGCATCTTTGAAGTCCTGGCGACCAACGGCGACACCCATCTTGGCGGCGATGATATTGATAATCGCTTAATCGGTTTTGTGCTCGATGAAATTGCCGCCAAAATCGGCAAGCGCGTTGAACAAGACCACAGCATTTTTCAAACCCTTCGCAAAGCCGTCATTCAAGCCAAACACGAACTCTCTGATACTGACAGCGCCACGATCAATGTCGCGCTTGGCGCAGACGGCGACTACACGCGCAAGTTTAGTCGCGCCGAATTTGACAGCCTCATCGCAGACATCGTTGAACGCACCATTCAACCGTGTAAGCAAGCTTTGAAAGACGCGAATCTCGAGGCAAGTCAGATTGATGAAGTGGTGATGGTCGGAGGTTCGACGCGCATTCCCCTGGTGCGCAGTCGCGTAAAAGAATTGTTCAAACGCGAACCGCACATCGAACTCAACCCCGATGAAGTTGTCGCCTTGGGTGCCGCGATTCAGGCTGATATTCTCGCGGGCGGCAATCGAGATTTGTTGTTGCTCGATGTAACGCCACTCAGTTTAGGCATTGAAACGATGGGCGGCGTGGTGACTAAACTCATTCATCGTAACACCACGATTCCGACTTCGGCTTCGGAACAATTCACCACCTGGGTAGATAATCAAACCGGCATCGACATTCACGTGTTGCAGGGTGAACGCGAGATGGTTGACGATTGCCGCAGCCTCGCTAAATTTTCTTTGAAAGGCATATCGCCGCAACCCGCCGGGCTGCCGCGCATCGAAGTGCGTTTTATGATTGATGCCAACGGCATCCTGACCGTGAGCGCCAAAGATTTACGCACCGGGCAACAACAATCCATCGAAGTCAAACCTTCATATGGACTCAGCGATGAACAGATTGAAAAGATGTTGCTGGATTCTTACGAATTCGCCGAAGAGGATATTCACAAACGCCAGGTCATCGAAGCCCGCAACGAAGCCGAAACCATGCTGCGCGCATCGGAAAAAGCCTTGAATGAACGTGCCAGCGATTTGATTGATGAAGCGGAACAAGCAGCAATTCGTCAGGTGATTGCCGAACTGAGAGCCGCGATGCAGGGCGACGATCATCAACTGATACGCGATAAAATCAAACAACTTGATGAGGTGTCGCATCATCTGGCGGAACTCATGATGAACACAGCGGTTTCCGAAGCCTTGAAAAATCGCAAAGCTTCGGAAGTCGCAGAACAGGGAAAGTGA